One Thermoanaerobacter pseudethanolicus ATCC 33223 genomic window, CAATCGCCACATAGCATCCTATCCTGTCGTCAAAAGCCTTGGAGACTAACCTATCTCCAGCTTCTACAAACTCCCCTACAAAAGCCCCACTATCTCCTATTCTGACAAGCTCTTCAGCTTCTTTTTTATCCTTTGCTCCTATGTCTATATAAAGCTTTTCTAGTTTAAAATCCTTTTTATCTTCCAAATGTTCTACTCCAATCACTCCTACTGTACCATTTTTAAACACAACTCTTCTTCCCACCAGATGCTCTACATAAACGCCACCTATCGTTGTAAACCTCAAGAAGCCTTCCTCTTCAATATGCGTAACCATAATGCCTATTTCATCAGCATGAGCAGCCACCATTATCTTTTTCCCTTTTCCCTTTTTCACACATATCATGTTTCCCATCGCATCATGAGTAATTTCATCGCAAAAGCCTTTGACTTCCTCTCTTATAATCTCAAAAACCTTCTCCTCACTTCCCGAAGGTCCAAAAGCCTGTGTTAGCTTTTTTATAAGTTCCACATTCACACTCATTTCAATACCTCCTCAATATTTTTAATCACTAAGTCCACAAGCTTAACTGTATTTTCAAAGTCACTCAGCTTAGCTACAGAATTGAAGGAATGAATATACCTGCAAGGTACAGATATAGCTACCGTCTTTATTCCTCCCTTTGTAAGGTGAATTTTCCCTGCGTCATTACCACCGCTAGCTATTCTTCTAAACTGATAGGGTATCTTATTCTTTTCTGCTATCTTGACGATTTTATCGATAATCTTTCTATCATACAAAGTAGTTCTATCCATAAGTGAAATCGCTGGTCCTTTTCCTAGTTCTGTAGAAACCAAATGAGGTTCTGAATCCACAACATCTGCAGCGACAGTGCCTTCTACCACTATTGCAAAATCAGGATCTACATTGTAAGCTGCTACACCTGCGCCTCTTAAACCAACTTCTTCTTGAACTGTAAAAGCTGCACAAACAGGATACTCATATGTATTCTTCAGAATTTCTATCAGCACGTTACAACCTATCCTATCGTCTAAAGCCTTTGCCTTAACGTATCCATCCCCCAAAAGTTCAAAATTTGATTCAAAGTAGACATAGTCACCGGGTGAAACGTGCTTTAAAGCTTCTTCTTTAGATGCTGCTCCAATGTCTATATAGAGTTCATCAAAGTCAAGAGGTTTTTCCTGCTCTCCTTTTTTCTGAAGATGTATAGGTTTTGCACCTATTACCCCGTTTATCTTCTTCTCCCCTACCTTTACTGCTTTGGCTACCAGAATACGGTTGTCAACTCCGCCCACAGGAGAAAAACTTAATGTCCCGTCTTCATTTACAGACTTCACCATTAAAGCAACTTCATCCATGTGAGCAGCCAGCATCACCTTTGGTTTTTCCTTTTTCCCTTTTTTGCAGGCTATCAAATTTCCAATTCTATCCACATAAAGCTCATCCACATAAGGTTTAACTATCTCTTTTATCTTCTCTCTTACCTCTTTTTCATCTCCAGAAGCACCTAAAAGCTCAGTTAACTCCTTTAATAGCATAAATGTCCCTCCAATTCCTCAGGCAGATTGGCAATATAGTGAGCAAGCAACCTGCCACTTTCTATTATGTCTTTCATATTAGCAGTTTCCACAGAAGTATGCATGTACTTCAAAGGTATTGACACAAGCCCTGTAGGAACTCCTTTTTTTGACACCTGGATTGCCCATGCATCAGTGCCTGAATGCCCAGGAAGCGGCTCTATCTGATAATTTATATTGTATTTTTTAGCTATATCTACAAGCCCTTTATATACAGCAGGATGAATATTGGGTCCCTTCCCTATGGCAGGCCCTTTCCCTATCTCTATGTCGCGGCTAACTCCCCTCGCTTTCGCATGAGTCACGTCAATCGCTATAGCTATGTCAGGTTCAATATTGTAAGAAGAAGTTGTAGCTCCTCTTACCCCCACCTCTTCCTGAAGAGTAACTACAGCATACACGTCGTGATAATGGTATACCTTCTTGAGCTCCTCAAGGCATACTGCCATCACCACAACCCCTGCTCTATCGTCCAGAGCTTTCCCCGATACATTCTCATTCAAAAGCTCTTTAAACTCCCTCTTTACAGTTATTATATCTCCAATACTTACAAGTTTCTCTACCTCTTCTTTTGGAAGCCCGACATCTACATACATATCGTCTATTTTTATCGCCTTTTTCATATCCTCCGAAGACAAAAGATGTGGCGGTTTACTTCCTATAACCCCCAATAATTCCTTTTTGCCGTGAACTATAACTTCCTGTGAAGGAAGAGTCCTTTGGTCCACTCCTCCAACAGGAGTAAACTTTATAAATCCTTTCTCATCAATATCTTTCACCATAAGCCCTATTTCATCCAGATGGGCTGCTAACATCACCTTGTACTTGCCTTTTGTGCCCTTCTTTTTAAAAATAAGATTGCCAAAATTGTCTTCTTTAACTTCATCTGAAATTGGTTCAAATTCTTTTTTTAAGAGGTCATAAATTCCTCTCTCATGTCCAGAAACCCCGTGATTTTCACTAAGCTTTTTTAATAAATCCTTATAATCCATTTTCTACCCCTTCCCGTATAGT contains:
- a CDS encoding M42 family metallopeptidase, encoding MDYKDLLKKLSENHGVSGHERGIYDLLKKEFEPISDEVKEDNFGNLIFKKKGTKGKYKVMLAAHLDEIGLMVKDIDEKGFIKFTPVGGVDQRTLPSQEVIVHGKKELLGVIGSKPPHLLSSEDMKKAIKIDDMYVDVGLPKEEVEKLVSIGDIITVKREFKELLNENVSGKALDDRAGVVVMAVCLEELKKVYHYHDVYAVVTLQEEVGVRGATTSSYNIEPDIAIAIDVTHAKARGVSRDIEIGKGPAIGKGPNIHPAVYKGLVDIAKKYNINYQIEPLPGHSGTDAWAIQVSKKGVPTGLVSIPLKYMHTSVETANMKDIIESGRLLAHYIANLPEELEGHLCY
- a CDS encoding M42 family metallopeptidase gives rise to the protein MLLKELTELLGASGDEKEVREKIKEIVKPYVDELYVDRIGNLIACKKGKKEKPKVMLAAHMDEVALMVKSVNEDGTLSFSPVGGVDNRILVAKAVKVGEKKINGVIGAKPIHLQKKGEQEKPLDFDELYIDIGAASKEEALKHVSPGDYVYFESNFELLGDGYVKAKALDDRIGCNVLIEILKNTYEYPVCAAFTVQEEVGLRGAGVAAYNVDPDFAIVVEGTVAADVVDSEPHLVSTELGKGPAISLMDRTTLYDRKIIDKIVKIAEKNKIPYQFRRIASGGNDAGKIHLTKGGIKTVAISVPCRYIHSFNSVAKLSDFENTVKLVDLVIKNIEEVLK
- a CDS encoding M42 family metallopeptidase codes for the protein MSVNVELIKKLTQAFGPSGSEEKVFEIIREEVKGFCDEITHDAMGNMICVKKGKGKKIMVAAHADEIGIMVTHIEEEGFLRFTTIGGVYVEHLVGRRVVFKNGTVGVIGVEHLEDKKDFKLEKLYIDIGAKDKKEAEELVRIGDSGAFVGEFVEAGDRLVSKAFDDRIGCYVAIEALKNVKTENELYFVFTVQEEVGLRGATTAAYSINPDFAIAVDVTATGDTPKAKKMAVALGKGAAIKVMDRSIIVSPSVRDMMIEVAKENNIPYQLEILEFGGTDAGAIHLSRGGVPSGVISIPTRYVHSVSEMVDKNDVEASINLLIKILEK